Within Telopea speciosissima isolate NSW1024214 ecotype Mountain lineage chromosome 8, Tspe_v1, whole genome shotgun sequence, the genomic segment TGTGGTATGATGGGCGACCTTGGTCAGGAGTTAATTCAAACAAGAAAATGATATGGAGATGAACCAGGACCTATTGAGCTCCAGCCATTTCAGCAGATGGTGGATTTtcttctttgacttctttttccTCTGTGGTTTCTTCTTTCACGTCACTGGATTGAAAATCAGAGAAAAACTGACTTTAGatgaaagaatgaaaaaattggaaaatccaCTAATTTAaataagtttttctttttttttttaaaaggggcTGGGCCAAGGATAAATCCTTCCAGATGATACTAATCATTAAATCTATGGTAATTATTCTGTCATAATTTTTTATGCACTTCCTGATTGTACAAAGAAAGCAAGCAGTTCTGTGTTGAAGTTGTGTTTTCCAGTTCAATTCTAGATGGAACCCTGAAAATGAAAACTCTAGAAACCTGAGCATATGTGCCACGGGCAGAGAGTTACAGGAGGGATCATCAAATGGGGAGGAAGAAAATCCTTTTTCACAAGGACTCGTTTGTAAAGAAGTTGAAAGAGGAATGGAGCAATTTTTTCTATTGTTGTAACAGTTGAATGTCAAAACATAATATAATACCTTATGGCAGTGTCTGGCAGAGACTCATCAACAATACTGGAGTTTTCATGGCGAGGCTTTTCTTCATCCTctgatttaattattttgtcACAATTTTTCATGTACCTCCTGATTGTACAAAGAAAGCAAGCAGTTCAGTGTTGAAGTTGAGTTTTCCAGTTCAAATCTAGATTGAACCCTGAAAATAAAAGCACTAGAAACCAGCGCATATGTAAAGAAGTTGAAAGAGGAATGGAGCAATTTTTTCTCTTGTTGTAACAGTTGAATGTCAAAACATAATATAATACCTTATGGCAGTGTCTGCCAGAGACTCATCACCAATACTGGAGTTTTCAGGGCGAGgcttttcatcatcttctgatttaattattttgtcACGATTTTTCATGTACCTCCTGATTGTACAAAGAAAGCAAGCAGTTCAGTGTTGAAGTTGAGTTTTCCAGTTCAAATCTAGATTGAACCCTGAATATAAAAGCTCTAGAAACCAGCACATATGTAAAGAAGTTGAAAGAGGAATGGAGCAATTTTTTCTATTGTTGTAACGGTTGAATGTCAAAACATAATATAATACCTTATGGCAGTGTCTGCCAGAGACTCATCAACAATACTGGAGTTTTCATGGCGAGGCTTTTCATCATCCTctgatttaattattttgtcACGATTTTTCATGTACCTCCTGATTGTTTACAAAGAAAGCAAGCAGTTCAGTGTTGAAGTTGAGTTTTCCAGTTCAAATCTAGATTGAACCCTGAAATTAAAAGCTCTAGAAACCAGAGCATATGTAAAGAAGTTGAAAGAGGAATGGAGCAATTTTTTCTATTGCTGTAAACATAATATAATTCCTTATGGCAGTGTCTGCCAGAGACTCATCAACAATACTGGAGTTTTCATGGCAAGACTTTTCATCATCCTctgatttaattattttgtcACGATTTTTCATGTACCGCCTGATTGTACAAAGAAAGCAAGCAGTTCAGTGTTGAAGTTGAGTTTTCCAGTTCAATTCTAGATGGAACCCTGAAAATAAAAGCTCTAGAAACCAGCGCATATGTGCCATGGGCAGAGAGTTACAGGAGGGATCATCAAATGGGGAGGAAGAAAATGCTTTTTCAGAAGGGCTCATGTGTATAGAAGTTGAAATGCTACCTTTTCCTTATGCCAGTGTCTACCAGAGACTGATCACCCATATTGGACTTTTCAAGGCGAGGCTTTTCATCATCCTCTGATTCAGATCCGATATCTTCATCACCCCAAATGCGAGGTTTCGGTCTTTGATCCATATCCTCCTCTCCCTATATCCAATCAGCTCTTCCAGTAATCAAGACCAAAAGCACggaggagaaaaaaataataataataacattaaAGGAGTTAGCTACTGGGAAAACACCTCATCTGGAACTTGAGTATCAGGGGGTCGTGCCTGAAACTGTACACTGGGAGCATGTGTTATCCTTGATAGGTGCTCCAACAACAGATTCCTGTAAAAGCACATCAATTATTTGTTGTTAATAGGTTGTATAGAGACTATTATTATGGAATTAcaatcaaggtactaaaactcggaacttgACCCtaggaaaaaccgagatctcggttgagttggtgcattttttttgttcaactcgaaacctcaacttggtgggttttagacctagtttgggtctgaaacttggtattcagcctattttaggccatttaaacacaatggcattatcagattttgcaaaaacaaagtccaaataggagttttacttcggaccctaagttggtaggcgacgatgtactaaaataccctactctacacataatttagaaatagaaagcaagcaaaacattcaataatagctaaacaacttaaataagcattagaaatgttaaagtgatacatcaaactgtttaacaatgttacaagttacaactatcatcatataaactgagtttgaatcaagtattcagtccccagTACTACTGGGCCAGtagtgccacatagtcttcccatgacatagtgttgctgcactgttgcatatagtgcaccacagcaagcatataagagttgtcattAGCATATGTcaagtcccctatcctagggtatagctgttGCCATGAGGCGTAAGACTGTTTccatgaggcgtgagatccactgctattGTCATAGTGAGGCATGTATGGatgtggctggtttgggactgggaatatgggcccaaaacctgacccagtaCTTTGATTATCGAACTCAAGTGCTGGCTAAAATGAGTCACAAccttcaaatggggaagaaaacaGCTTTTTGGACAAAACTCGATCTAGTTCtatcgagttctgtcgagttaggtgacTTTTAAAGAGGTagatgggtcgagatctcgagttACCCAAGATCTCGACCAAGAAAGTGTAATTTTTTAACTCGTACACTAACTCGACTCGACTTCTCAAAAAAAAGAGATCTCAACccagatctcgcgagttctcaaactatgaTTACAATTATTCTTTCTAGTAAAGCATACGTTAGTTACTAAAAATTTTTCCAACAAAcatttgatgatttgatgccACATTGAGATATCTGCCTTTGTATATAGAATGTGAACATGATAATATAGTTAGCCTGATAGCCATGCTCAAAAAGTATCATGATTTCTCAGCTTGTTATCATCATTTGTATGTGGCCACATAGACCCGAACATAGCTCGTTTACATCAGAAAGGTACCCCTTCCATTGAGGTTAGTAGTGACTAATTCTTCACATTGAAAAGTGAAGGAACATTCAttcatatttcaaaattttcctcaGTAAACTTCAGGATACCATCTGAGACACGATCATAATTCTTAGTCAAGACTCAAAACCAGTCCTGACTTCATTGAGATAGAAAAAGAACATGGTGGTGAGGATACACTTAATGAGCAGGTCCATAGACTTTTCtcatgttttcttttcttctttttttgttttttttaattggggGTGTTTGGGGAGGGTGGAGAGAGGTGTTTCTTTCTTAAGGACTATGAACAAGTACTGTTGAGGACATTGCCATGAATTTGGCATACCAACTATTACAATGTCTAACAGCTGGTGAATCTTTCTAGACAAAGCTTAGAAATAAAAGTTCATACTTTTTGTAAAAAAGTGAAGCATCTAGGAAAAACTTGCAGTATCAGTATGAGTTAGCTGAACTGGAAAAAAAAGTACTTTTACTCACTGAAAAGAAGACCAAACTATCAAAAGCATAATAATGCAAAATACAAAGATTTTCGTGTGCTCTAGATAGACCCACAATTTATCATCAAGTTTTGCTGCACACTGGTTCTAGCAGTTGCTTTGAGTTTCTAGTCTCTagcccccccaccccccaccccccccaccccaaaaaaaaaaaatttgaaaatgaaaaaactgcaTTGAGATACAACCACCTAGAATCAAGTGTTAGAAACCAATatattttctctctcaatcAATACAATTTACAGTTACAATGGAGACTTGACTGGTTGATAGTTGATGCATCAACCATCAATATGGTTTAGTTCTCAAGTACTTGTAGTTTATAAAGACTAATCCATTTACATTATTTCTGGCATGGTATGTACTAGCACTACTTTGTTACTGTTACAACAGCTAATCCCACAAGCTCAAGCTGTTAAGGtctacaacaatgtatatcaacacacatcaacaccccccccccacatgcAAGACcgcaaacacacacacacacagctcTGCACGTGACACCATCATGTGGTGGCACAATCACGTGGCACCAGGAGTCATAACACATAATACAAACCCCTCACAATTACCAGGGACCGAACACCCGAcctcctggctctgataccatgttgaaacCGCTTATCCTAAAAGTTtgagctgttaagtaagggctACAACAATTTTTACCAACACACATCAACAATATATCAACATACATCGACATTTACTTATCTTGGAGTCTAGACTTTCATCTTTAATGTTACTTATCTTGATCATTTAACAAATAAATTCAATACAACCATACTAAAGCCTTTTCCCTCTTACTCAAAAGACCAAAAGGTCACATCTAAGTTGCAGATGTAGATAACTAGATGTCAACTGTTTCAAGAGTACCCAAGTGTTTAAGAATCAATTTTGGTGTGGGGAAGTTGTTAGAAGCTATCaaagtgaaagagaaaaagcagGGCATATTTCAGGTCCCTTGAatccaaaatttattttgacATAATTCTAGATTTCGGAAAGCACTTGAATCACCCCCTTCATCCTCTCAAGATTTGCCTGCCGATTGCTATCTCCTACTcgactaagccttatcccaacaacAGGATGATTAAAAGTACTTGATTGCAGCATAGCTGTTAAGCTGACACACCCTCCCTTCGCCTTTCTACAGGATTGGCATCAGTAGCACAAAGCATCAGCAGAGTCAATTGATGTATCCAGTAGAGAACATAGAAGTCTCATTTTGACCAATGCCTGACAGCTAACCAGGGCCATTGGAGTATTGGCTGCCAAATGTCCAGGCATTAAAGAAGGGAGAGTCATCAATGTTTCGTAGATCTCTAAGAAGTTCATACTACTGAAACTAGTTGTTTAAAGTAACTCGtaatcaaataaaaaggctccTCATGTAAGGAACCATGAAGAATATCCATATCACAAATAAATTCAAGAATTTACTTCAACTATGAAAATCTGTTGCCCCTAGTCATGGAGGTTAGCTAATGAAGCAGCAGCCTTCTGTGCAATGACAAAAATTTCTTGAGCAAGTTTGCATAGTAATGTAATTTGTTTAGCACCATATCATCCGTCATTCTCTGTTCCCTTTAAAATTTGTTATAGAATTCAGCAATTCAATCACAAGAAGTTAGCGTTGATTACCTCAATAAATTGTTGTAATACTTTAAAGAGTTTAGCCACTAAACTATATTATGACCGGATCACCAAGACTATAGCATGACCCAAAACACTTGGTGAAACCAGATTTGCATCTTACCTCATTTTCTCCAAATCTTTTGGTGAATTTTGGTTCTCCATGTTGCTTGGTTCAACATGAAGAGTATACTCAGGGCCAAAGTACTCATAGTAATCATTATAAGGAAGTTTATTTTCAGGTTCCACTCCAACGGCAACTGCTGTCTGCaacatagaaataaaaaatgaagtcaaaagctaaaaaaacaaaagacctCATACCACATTGAGGGGAAATGAAAACTTATAGTGCAAAGAGAACTGCAAAAGACCTCATAGCACCAGCAGCGAGCAACATTACGGAGTGTATAACCTCCCCCACCCAAGACCATCAGAGGGAAATTGAAGGATCTAAGGAAACGAAGGCAGTCGGCATGGCCCTTCACCGACAAGTTGAAGCATCCCAGTCTGTCACCTGACAAGGAATCAGCGCCGCATTGAAGAACAACTGCATCTGGCTGATAAACCTCTATGACTTTCTGAATGATAGGACGAAACAGGCTCCGGAAGCTATCATCATCCATTCCACCATTTAGAGGGACATTAAGAGCATAGTACTTCCCCGGGCCCACTCCAGTATCCTTCAGATGACCTGTTCCAGGGAAAAAATCCCCATATTTATGAAAAGAAACAGTCATGACTCTGTCTGTTGTATAAAATGCCTCTTCAACTCCATCTCCATGGTGGACGTCAATATCTACATACAACACGCGCTGTCCAATGCAATAGCGAAGGTCATTCAGTTTTAGACTGCAAATACTGCTAAGAAGCAATTATGAAAATCAGAAAACATTAAGTGGGAGAGagcaagcagaagaagaccaacCTTctaacaagaagaaaagaaacagaatatattttttttagtaaagtAAAACATGACTCAGATTCATAATATAGTTTGTGGATTGTAAACTAAAAAACTTGGCTTGGCAGGCCTATATGTTACTTCCTTTCACATGTACACAAAAAATTTCATAAGTTAGTAAACAAGCCAACCAATTAATCTCATGATCATGAATAAAAATTCGTTGGGCCTGAGAGAAAAACAATGATCCTTGaatttaaggaaaaaagaaacagaTGAAAAACTAGCAGGGCCTGTGAGGTGCATAAGACAATTTTTACATGATTTCAAGCATAAAGGCAGTAGAGTGCAAACCACATAGATTGAGATGCCATCAAAGAAAACACAAGGCTGGAAaagatatattttctttctacCCAGAAACCTAATTGGCTAAGGTTGAacttgataccatgttggagggtccaacccaaaagcctaAAGTATTAGGTGGAGATAGCTCCTCAAGTATATGAAGGCACCAAGGACCTGGAAATTCTAATGTGGCAATTGAGCACTCTACCTCATGTGTTGGCAGAATGAGACTACACCAAACAAGTGAAAATTCAAATAAGGGAGACAATACCATGATAAATTTGATATGGAAACTGTATCACTTGTATTCATTGATGTGTGAATTATACATTACCCAAATCATGGGTGTgtaaaatgagaagaaaaaaaggtaaGAAAAAACATCATATATACATTGGATCCCGTAACTGAGGGAGGTGATTGAAGCTACTAATGGTATTAAGCCCATATAGCAAATAAGAGTCATATGACTTTGATCGAATGTTTGAGAACGCCCATCTTTCCAACATACCTCAACAGTAGAGAAGTCGGAGGAAACCATTACATACCAGAAAACAGCAAAGCAGAAGAGAGAGATGACCAAAAACACAACTACATGAATTGCAGGGCAAAGAAACACCCAGAGGGGAAAACGAACAAATAGATTGAATGGATGAATGAGAAATGAATCAATAGAAAGTGAGTAATCAAACAGGGGTAAAGATTGATTTGGGTGTGATTACGACTTACCCTGTGGACCTTAAGAAGCTCAAGAATGCCAAGAACGATGTCGTTGACATAACAGAAGCCAGAAGCCTCGCACTTCTTGGCGTGATGCAAACCACCGGCCCAATTGAGGGCGATGTCGGCGTCGCCACGGTTGAGCTTGACGGCAGCGCCTATGGAGCCACCAGCGGAGGCCTGGCAGAAGGGGAAGAGACCATCAAAGACTGGACAGTCCACGCCGATGTTGAAGCGCTGGAGGAGGCGAGAGTGGGTATGGTCATGGAAGGTTTCGGGTGTGACGGACGACAGGAATTCCACATAGTCGTCGGAGTGGAAGCGTCGGATTTCGTCGACGCCGGCGGGGAACGGGCGGTTGACCTCCATCAGACGGTGGAGGGAATAGCGGATGATGAGGTTGTGGGCCATCCTGATCCTATGGGGCTTCATCGGGTGCCGCTGTCCGTAGTAATAATTCCCAACCGACGGCTCGTAGAAGTAGctcaccttcctcttctttccatCAGGCCCTGATGGCAGAGACGCCCCTTCTGAGGTCTCCTCCATCACTTCTTGTTCTTTaagtctctttctttctttctttgagtctctgtgtgtgtgtctgACTGAGGAgtaagacagaagaagaagaagaagaagaaccagtagctcaagaaaactgaaaaaactAACCGAACCGAGATTGAAGAGAGCGGGAGGAGGGGCTTTTTGTTTCTGTATTATAGTGCAGCTTAAAATCTTCCACCCGCTGCTCGCGCACTCTTTAATAGCTCTCTGTTTGTTTGATCAACCAAATCAGATGGGAGAACTGAACCAACACTATCATTTAAAGCCAGTATATTTCCCACGTGGCAAATCATGTGGTTCAGATTTACTATTTTTTAGTGTCCTAGCTTCAGTTATGTATCAatattaacaaaagaaaaagaactttgtctgaTAATGTGGCTTACGTCAATACTCCcatgtatctctctcctccccatatgaaaagacgaTTTTTTTATCGTATACAGTTCCCTGATCGGTATGGTTCGTAATGCCTCTCataagagagggggggggggacccacccggggcagagtgttcggtcaggtgcctcgggtggatcccacccccctcttgtgagaggtaCTAGGGAACTGTAACGGTCAAAGAACCGTAGGTGATAACGATTCataaaaagacacctctgccaccttgttttgaggaggagagagatagacacatgggagtgctttTACAGAGCACACatccggacagaaaactacctCCCTTTTAGCATATATATAAATCCCcttttaaacaaaaaacaaaacaaagaggTAAATTACATTTGAGATGCCTATCGTTAAAGAAACTGCGTATAGAGCACGGTTCTAAGTCCCGGTTTTAAGGTTGGTTTTGATCTGATTGAAATCAAGATTTTTCGTACTtgatattttttgggtaaaactcAACATGTCTGCTGACCCTATTAAAAATTTAGGTTGGTCCAAGTTAGACgaaactttgtatttttttgttgaaagtACGTGCGAAACTTGGAGTACtttcttttcatattttcaaCTTTAAccgtaccaccaccaccaccatgaaCACAACTTCAccatctccacctccacctcttcCAATCAGACACTATTGTTGTTGCCACCACCAGTGAGGTCGATAGCCTCCTCTCTAACTTTTGGCTTTAGAAACTCTTCTATCCCCTCTTGCAAACCATCAAGCAGCTCTTTTAGAGTCAAATACCTATAACGATGTAGAAAATaaatggaaatcacaaacaaGCATTCATAGAAAGCAACAGAACGGTTTACTTGTTTCGGCAAGATGACCTATGCTCACAGTAAGATGAGGTCTATTTCATTATTAATGGAGAATAGGATTTCAGCCGCTCGTCCTCACGCCTCTCTCAATTTATAGTAAATATACTCGCTACAAAATCATACCAACACGGCAACATTATATAGGTACAATTATCAAAATACTCCTATAACCCTAAAAATATTATCCTACGGCCTCTCAATGGCTCTTTGCCTACAAACGCAAAcaacagaatacaagacatcatacccACAACAGCCCCATCTCCTGAaaccttctctccctctctctttctcacatcTAACTCTCCATATCtctttccccccctcccctactttatttctctctctcccctctacTATGATCTGTGtcaattgaatttttatttggAAGAATCAATCAAACGACTAGACAATCTAGGCTTGCCTTGTGTCTAAGATCGAGATGGTCTGCTTACCCAGCTTTTGAAAGCTAAGTCCAATTCAACAGTTGGTGGGACTGCGGATGTCTctacaaataaagaagaattgcTCCATGGACCATTTTGTTCACCTACAAACTGGTTCGAATGGCTAGAAGCTGAAGGAGGCCAACCAAACTAAAAACAATACCACCATCTCTCATTATTCTACCACTATTCGAAGATTCGACATAGGTTTATGTTTATTGGTATTGTTGAGTTTGGTGGTTTTTATCTACACCGGTTTAGTGGTCTAGTTTGATTTGTCCATTTGAATGGGAGGTGAAGAATTTTTAAATGGAAGAGTAGAGTCTTCAACAAGACTAGGTCTTCTAAAAAAGTGGAAGTAGATGTTGGTTGAAGACATTAAACAAGGTGGAATATTCCAAGAGATACTTTGAAAGAAGAGAGGTAAAATCTTAATATCTTACTCAACAGAGAGGTAATGAGGATGGAGAAGGTACCTGT encodes:
- the LOC122672916 gene encoding histone deacetylase 6-like, coding for MEETSEGASLPSGPDGKKRKVSYFYEPSVGNYYYGQRHPMKPHRIRMAHNLIIRYSLHRLMEVNRPFPAGVDEIRRFHSDDYVEFLSSVTPETFHDHTHSRLLQRFNIGVDCPVFDGLFPFCQASAGGSIGAAVKLNRGDADIALNWAGGLHHAKKCEASGFCYVNDIVLGILELLKVHRRVLYVDIDVHHGDGVEEAFYTTDRVMTVSFHKYGDFFPGTGHLKDTGVGPGKYYALNVPLNGGMDDDSFRSLFRPIIQKVIEVYQPDAVVLQCGADSLSGDRLGCFNLSVKGHADCLRFLRSFNFPLMVLGGGGYTLRNVARCWCYETAVAVGVEPENKLPYNDYYEYFGPEYTLHVEPSNMENQNSPKDLEKMRNLLLEHLSRITHAPSVQFQARPPDTQVPDEGEEDMDQRPKPRIWGDEDIGSESEDDEKPRLEKSNMGDQSLVDTGIRKYMKNRDKIIKSEDDEKSCHENSSIVDESLADTAIRKYMKNRDKIIKSEDDEKPRHENSSIVDESLADTAISDVKEETTEEKEVKEENPPSAEMAGAQ